Proteins co-encoded in one Syngnathoides biaculeatus isolate LvHL_M chromosome 22, ASM1980259v1, whole genome shotgun sequence genomic window:
- the ldb3b gene encoding LIM domain-binding protein 3b isoform X2 has protein sequence MSTYTVTLSGPAPWGFRLQGGKDFNMPLTISRITPGSKASGGSLAQGDIISAIDGVSTEGLTHLEAQNKIKMATSRLVLSMQKSRRPAPVPTATPRMDSPMPVIPHQKVIANTPANLEYTPSFNPIALKDSALSTHKPIEVRGPGGKATIVHAQYNTPISMYSQDAIMDAIAGQSQAKGHEGGVLPMKDPVVDCASPVYQAVIRPSDNALDLSEWARRAANLQSKSFRMLAHITGTEYSESDGPLAGNKCKRPLSIISITKERHTLAGCRVSAPWKNCPKRRFPFQTYFIFHCSEHCFLFD, from the exons ATGAGCACGTACACGGTGACCCTGAGCGGCCCGGCGCCGTGGGGCTTTCGGCTGCAGGGCGGGAAGGACTTCAACATGCCCCTCACCATCTCCAGG ATAACACCCGGCAGCAAAGCGTCGGGCGGCAGCCTGGCGCAGGGCGACATCATCTCGGCTATCGACGGGGTCAGCACCGAGGGCCTGACGCACCTGGAGGCCCAGAACAAGATCAAGATGGCCACTAGCCGCCTGGTGCTCAGCATGCAGAA GTCCAGACGTCCTGCGCCCGTCCCCACTGCCACCCCCAGGATGGACTCCCCCATGCCTGTCATCCCCCACCAGAAG GTCATCGCCAACACGCCCGCAAA CCTGGAGTACACCCCCAGCTTCAACCCCATCGCCCTGAAAGACTCGGCCCTGTCCACCCACAAGCCCATCGAGGTGCGGGGCCCCGGCGGCAAGGCCACCATCGTGCACGCGCAGTACAACACGCCCATCAGCATGTACTCGCAGGACGCCATCATGGACGCCATCGCCGGACAGTCGCAGGCTAAAGGTCACGAGGG CGGGGTGCTGCCCATGAAGGACCCGGTGGTGGACTGCGCCTCGCCCGTGTACCAGGCGGTGATCAGGCCCAGCGACAACGCCCTGGACTTGTCCGAGTGGGCTCGGCGCGCCGCCAACCTGCAGTCCAAGAGCTTCAGGATGCTGGCCCACATCACCGGGACCGAATACAGTGAGTCGGATGGCCCGCTTGCAGGCAACAAGTGCAAAAGGCCGTTGAGCATCATTTCGATAACAAAAGAGCGACACACACTGGCAGGCTGTCGAGTTTCAGCTCCGTggaaaaattgtccaaaaagaAGGTTCCCGTTTCagacatatttcatatttcactgCAGCGAGCATTGTTTCCTTTTTGATTAA
- the ldb3b gene encoding LIM domain-binding protein 3b isoform X4 — MSTYTVTLSGPAPWGFRLQGGKDFNMPLTISRITPGSKASGGSLAQGDIISAIDGVSTEGLTHLEAQNKIKMATSRLVLSMQKSRRPAPVPTATPRMDSPMPVIPHQKVIANTPANLEYTPSFNPIALKDSALSTHKPIEVRGPGGKATIVHAQYNTPISMYSQDAIMDAIAGQSQAKGHEGGVLPMKDPVVDCASPVYQAVIRPSDNALDLSEWARRAANLQSKSFRMLAHITGTEYMQDPNEEALQKSREKFLSEMRGPRFAKLRKWHHGLSAQILNVQE, encoded by the exons ATGAGCACGTACACGGTGACCCTGAGCGGCCCGGCGCCGTGGGGCTTTCGGCTGCAGGGCGGGAAGGACTTCAACATGCCCCTCACCATCTCCAGG ATAACACCCGGCAGCAAAGCGTCGGGCGGCAGCCTGGCGCAGGGCGACATCATCTCGGCTATCGACGGGGTCAGCACCGAGGGCCTGACGCACCTGGAGGCCCAGAACAAGATCAAGATGGCCACTAGCCGCCTGGTGCTCAGCATGCAGAA GTCCAGACGTCCTGCGCCCGTCCCCACTGCCACCCCCAGGATGGACTCCCCCATGCCTGTCATCCCCCACCAGAAG GTCATCGCCAACACGCCCGCAAA CCTGGAGTACACCCCCAGCTTCAACCCCATCGCCCTGAAAGACTCGGCCCTGTCCACCCACAAGCCCATCGAGGTGCGGGGCCCCGGCGGCAAGGCCACCATCGTGCACGCGCAGTACAACACGCCCATCAGCATGTACTCGCAGGACGCCATCATGGACGCCATCGCCGGACAGTCGCAGGCTAAAGGTCACGAGGG CGGGGTGCTGCCCATGAAGGACCCGGTGGTGGACTGCGCCTCGCCCGTGTACCAGGCGGTGATCAGGCCCAGCGACAACGCCCTGGACTTGTCCGAGTGGGCTCGGCGCGCCGCCAACCTGCAGTCCAAGAGCTTCAGGATGCTGGCCCACATCACCGGGACCGAATACA TGCAAGACCCAAACGAAGAAGCGCTGCAGAAGTCGAG AGAAAAGTTTCTGTCTGAGATGCGAGGTCCTCGCTTCGCCAAGCTGCGGAAATGGCACCACGGATTGTCTGCACAGATCCTCAACGTCCaagagtag
- the ldb3b gene encoding LIM domain-binding protein 3b isoform X3 translates to MSTYTVTLSGPAPWGFRLQGGKDFNMPLTISRITPGSKASGGSLAQGDIISAIDGVSTEGLTHLEAQNKIKMATSRLVLSMQKSRRPAPVPTATPRMDSPMPVIPHQKVIANTPANLEYTPSFNPIALKDSALSTHKPIEVRGPGGKATIVHAQYNTPISMYSQDAIMDAIAGQSQAKGHEGEEAGSPLAGVLPMKDPVVDCASPVYQAVIRPSDNALDLSEWARRAANLQSKSFRMLAHITGTEYMQDPNEEALQKSREKFLSEMRGPRFAKLRKWHHGLSAQILNVQE, encoded by the exons ATGAGCACGTACACGGTGACCCTGAGCGGCCCGGCGCCGTGGGGCTTTCGGCTGCAGGGCGGGAAGGACTTCAACATGCCCCTCACCATCTCCAGG ATAACACCCGGCAGCAAAGCGTCGGGCGGCAGCCTGGCGCAGGGCGACATCATCTCGGCTATCGACGGGGTCAGCACCGAGGGCCTGACGCACCTGGAGGCCCAGAACAAGATCAAGATGGCCACTAGCCGCCTGGTGCTCAGCATGCAGAA GTCCAGACGTCCTGCGCCCGTCCCCACTGCCACCCCCAGGATGGACTCCCCCATGCCTGTCATCCCCCACCAGAAG GTCATCGCCAACACGCCCGCAAA CCTGGAGTACACCCCCAGCTTCAACCCCATCGCCCTGAAAGACTCGGCCCTGTCCACCCACAAGCCCATCGAGGTGCGGGGCCCCGGCGGCAAGGCCACCATCGTGCACGCGCAGTACAACACGCCCATCAGCATGTACTCGCAGGACGCCATCATGGACGCCATCGCCGGACAGTCGCAGGCTAAAGGTCACGAGGG TGAGGAGGCGGGATCCCCCTTGGC CGGGGTGCTGCCCATGAAGGACCCGGTGGTGGACTGCGCCTCGCCCGTGTACCAGGCGGTGATCAGGCCCAGCGACAACGCCCTGGACTTGTCCGAGTGGGCTCGGCGCGCCGCCAACCTGCAGTCCAAGAGCTTCAGGATGCTGGCCCACATCACCGGGACCGAATACA TGCAAGACCCAAACGAAGAAGCGCTGCAGAAGTCGAG AGAAAAGTTTCTGTCTGAGATGCGAGGTCCTCGCTTCGCCAAGCTGCGGAAATGGCACCACGGATTGTCTGCACAGATCCTCAACGTCCaagagtag
- the ldb3b gene encoding LIM domain-binding protein 3b isoform X1 → MSTYTVTLSGPAPWGFRLQGGKDFNMPLTISRITPGSKASGGSLAQGDIISAIDGVSTEGLTHLEAQNKIKMATSRLVLSMQKSRRPAPVPTATPRMDSPMPVIPHQKVIANTPANLEYTPSFNPIALKDSALSTHKPIEVRGPGGKATIVHAQYNTPISMYSQDAIMDAIAGQSQAKGHEGEEAGSPLAGVLPMKDPVVDCASPVYQAVIRPSDNALDLSEWARRAANLQSKSFRMLAHITGTEYSESDGPLAGNKCKRPLSIISITKERHTLAGCRVSAPWKNCPKRRFPFQTYFIFHCSEHCFLFD, encoded by the exons ATGAGCACGTACACGGTGACCCTGAGCGGCCCGGCGCCGTGGGGCTTTCGGCTGCAGGGCGGGAAGGACTTCAACATGCCCCTCACCATCTCCAGG ATAACACCCGGCAGCAAAGCGTCGGGCGGCAGCCTGGCGCAGGGCGACATCATCTCGGCTATCGACGGGGTCAGCACCGAGGGCCTGACGCACCTGGAGGCCCAGAACAAGATCAAGATGGCCACTAGCCGCCTGGTGCTCAGCATGCAGAA GTCCAGACGTCCTGCGCCCGTCCCCACTGCCACCCCCAGGATGGACTCCCCCATGCCTGTCATCCCCCACCAGAAG GTCATCGCCAACACGCCCGCAAA CCTGGAGTACACCCCCAGCTTCAACCCCATCGCCCTGAAAGACTCGGCCCTGTCCACCCACAAGCCCATCGAGGTGCGGGGCCCCGGCGGCAAGGCCACCATCGTGCACGCGCAGTACAACACGCCCATCAGCATGTACTCGCAGGACGCCATCATGGACGCCATCGCCGGACAGTCGCAGGCTAAAGGTCACGAGGG TGAGGAGGCGGGATCCCCCTTGGC CGGGGTGCTGCCCATGAAGGACCCGGTGGTGGACTGCGCCTCGCCCGTGTACCAGGCGGTGATCAGGCCCAGCGACAACGCCCTGGACTTGTCCGAGTGGGCTCGGCGCGCCGCCAACCTGCAGTCCAAGAGCTTCAGGATGCTGGCCCACATCACCGGGACCGAATACAGTGAGTCGGATGGCCCGCTTGCAGGCAACAAGTGCAAAAGGCCGTTGAGCATCATTTCGATAACAAAAGAGCGACACACACTGGCAGGCTGTCGAGTTTCAGCTCCGTggaaaaattgtccaaaaagaAGGTTCCCGTTTCagacatatttcatatttcactgCAGCGAGCATTGTTTCCTTTTTGATTAA